From Mauremys mutica isolate MM-2020 ecotype Southern chromosome 15, ASM2049712v1, whole genome shotgun sequence, one genomic window encodes:
- the LOC123350294 gene encoding splicing factor U2AF 65 kDa subunit isoform X3: protein MSDFDEFERQLNENKQERDKENRHRKRSHSRSRSRERKRRSRSRERRNRDQRSVSRDRRRRRSPLNLAGPLSRSPRHEKKKKIRKYWDVPPPGFEHITPMQYKAMQAAGQIPATALLPTMTPDGLAVTPTPVPVVGSQMTRQARRLYVGNIPFGITEEAMMDFFNAQMRLGGLTQAPGNPVLAVQINQDKNFAFLEFRSVDETTQAMAFDGIIFQGQSLKIRRPHDYQPLPGMSENPSVYVPGVVSTVVPDSAHKLFIGGLPNYLNDDQVKELLTSFGPLKAFNLVKDSATGLSKGYAFCEYVDINVTDQISKAIAGLNGMQLGDKKLLVQRASVGAKNATLSTINQTPVTLQVPGLMSSQVQMGGHPTEVLCLMNMVLPEELLDDEEYEEIVEDVRDECSKYGVVKSIEIPRPVDGVEVPGCGKIFVEFTSVFDCQKAMQGLTGRKFANRVVVTKYCDPDSYHRRDFW from the exons agcgCGACAAGGAGAACCGTCACCGGAAGCGCAGCCATAGCCGCTCACGGAGCCGCGAACGGAAACGccgcagccgcagccgggagAGGCGCAACAGAGACCAGCGCAGTGTCTCGCGGGACCGCAGGCGACGCAG GTCACCCCTAAATCTCGCTGGTCCCTTGAG CCGCTCCCCCCGCcatgagaagaagaagaagatccGCAAGTACTGGGACGTGCCCCCGCCTGGGTTTGAGCACATCACCCCCATGCAGTACAAAGCCATGCAAG CCGCGGGTCAGATTCCAGCCACAGCTCTCCTCCCAACCATGACCCCTGACGGATTGGCCGTGACCCCCACCCCGGTCCCGGTGGTTGGCAGCCAGATGACCCGACAGGCCCGCCGCCTCTACGTTGGAAATATCCCCTTCGGCATCACTGAG GAGGCCATGATGGATTTCTTTAACGCTCAGATGCGTCTTGGAGGGCTGACCCAGGCCCCTGGCAACCCTGTCTTGGCTGTGCAGATCAATCAGGACAAGAATTTTGCTTTCCTGGAG TTCCGCTCAGTGGACGAGACCACCCAGGCCATGGCATTCGACGGCATCATCTTCCAGGGGCAGTCGCTGAAGATCCGCCGCCCCCATGATTATCAGCCGCTGCCCGGCATGTCTGAGAACCCATCTGTCTACGTGCCAG GTGTGGTGTCCACCGTGGTCCCGGACTCGGCTCACAAGCTCTTCATCGGGGGTTTGCCCAACTACCTGAACGACGATCAG GTGAAGGAGCTGCTGACTTCGTTCGGGCCCCTGAAGGCCTTCAACCTGGTGAAGGACAGCGCCACCGGGCTCTCCAAGGGTTACGCCTTCTGCGAGTACGTGGACATCAACGTCACAGACCAG ATTTCGAAGGCCATCGCCGGGCTGAACGGCATGCAACTGGGCGACAAGAAACTGCTGGTGCAGAGAGCCAGCGTCGGAGCCAAGAACGCCACGCTG AGCACGATAAACCAGACCCCGGTGACGCTGCAGGTGCCCGGGCTGATGAGCTCGCAGGTGCAGATGGGCGGGCACCCCACCGAGGTGCTCTGCCTCATGAACATGGTGCTGCCCGAGGAGCTGCTCGACGACGAGGAGTATGAGGAGATTGTGGAGGACGTGCGGGACGAGTGCAGCAAGTACGGGGTGGTCAAATCCATCGAGATCCCCCGGCCTGTCGACGGCGTCGAAGTGCCTGGCTGCGGCAAG atcTTCGTGGAGTTCACCTCGGTCTTCGACTGCCAGAAGGCCATGCAGGGCCTCACCGGCCGCAAGTTCGCCAACAGAGTGGTGGTGACCAAGTACTGCGACCCCGACTCCTACCACCGCCGCGACTTCTGGtag
- the LOC123350294 gene encoding splicing factor U2AF 65 kDa subunit isoform X1, which yields MSDFDEFERQLNENKQERDKENRHRKRSHSRSRSRERKRRSRSRERRNRDQRSVSRDRRRRRKNQELTTTATTQVCVGRSPLNLAGPLSRSPRHEKKKKIRKYWDVPPPGFEHITPMQYKAMQAAGQIPATALLPTMTPDGLAVTPTPVPVVGSQMTRQARRLYVGNIPFGITEEAMMDFFNAQMRLGGLTQAPGNPVLAVQINQDKNFAFLEFRSVDETTQAMAFDGIIFQGQSLKIRRPHDYQPLPGMSENPSVYVPGVVSTVVPDSAHKLFIGGLPNYLNDDQVKELLTSFGPLKAFNLVKDSATGLSKGYAFCEYVDINVTDQISKAIAGLNGMQLGDKKLLVQRASVGAKNATLSTINQTPVTLQVPGLMSSQVQMGGHPTEVLCLMNMVLPEELLDDEEYEEIVEDVRDECSKYGVVKSIEIPRPVDGVEVPGCGKIFVEFTSVFDCQKAMQGLTGRKFANRVVVTKYCDPDSYHRRDFW from the exons agcgCGACAAGGAGAACCGTCACCGGAAGCGCAGCCATAGCCGCTCACGGAGCCGCGAACGGAAACGccgcagccgcagccgggagAGGCGCAACAGAGACCAGCGCAGTGTCTCGCGGGACCGCAGGCGACGCAG gaagaaCCAAGAattaacaacaacagcaacaacacaagtatgtgttgggag GTCACCCCTAAATCTCGCTGGTCCCTTGAG CCGCTCCCCCCGCcatgagaagaagaagaagatccGCAAGTACTGGGACGTGCCCCCGCCTGGGTTTGAGCACATCACCCCCATGCAGTACAAAGCCATGCAAG CCGCGGGTCAGATTCCAGCCACAGCTCTCCTCCCAACCATGACCCCTGACGGATTGGCCGTGACCCCCACCCCGGTCCCGGTGGTTGGCAGCCAGATGACCCGACAGGCCCGCCGCCTCTACGTTGGAAATATCCCCTTCGGCATCACTGAG GAGGCCATGATGGATTTCTTTAACGCTCAGATGCGTCTTGGAGGGCTGACCCAGGCCCCTGGCAACCCTGTCTTGGCTGTGCAGATCAATCAGGACAAGAATTTTGCTTTCCTGGAG TTCCGCTCAGTGGACGAGACCACCCAGGCCATGGCATTCGACGGCATCATCTTCCAGGGGCAGTCGCTGAAGATCCGCCGCCCCCATGATTATCAGCCGCTGCCCGGCATGTCTGAGAACCCATCTGTCTACGTGCCAG GTGTGGTGTCCACCGTGGTCCCGGACTCGGCTCACAAGCTCTTCATCGGGGGTTTGCCCAACTACCTGAACGACGATCAG GTGAAGGAGCTGCTGACTTCGTTCGGGCCCCTGAAGGCCTTCAACCTGGTGAAGGACAGCGCCACCGGGCTCTCCAAGGGTTACGCCTTCTGCGAGTACGTGGACATCAACGTCACAGACCAG ATTTCGAAGGCCATCGCCGGGCTGAACGGCATGCAACTGGGCGACAAGAAACTGCTGGTGCAGAGAGCCAGCGTCGGAGCCAAGAACGCCACGCTG AGCACGATAAACCAGACCCCGGTGACGCTGCAGGTGCCCGGGCTGATGAGCTCGCAGGTGCAGATGGGCGGGCACCCCACCGAGGTGCTCTGCCTCATGAACATGGTGCTGCCCGAGGAGCTGCTCGACGACGAGGAGTATGAGGAGATTGTGGAGGACGTGCGGGACGAGTGCAGCAAGTACGGGGTGGTCAAATCCATCGAGATCCCCCGGCCTGTCGACGGCGTCGAAGTGCCTGGCTGCGGCAAG atcTTCGTGGAGTTCACCTCGGTCTTCGACTGCCAGAAGGCCATGCAGGGCCTCACCGGCCGCAAGTTCGCCAACAGAGTGGTGGTGACCAAGTACTGCGACCCCGACTCCTACCACCGCCGCGACTTCTGGtag
- the LOC123350294 gene encoding splicing factor U2AF 65 kDa subunit isoform X2, which translates to MSDFDEFERQLNENKQERDKENRHRKRSHSRSRSRERKRRSRSRERRNRDQRSVSRDRRRRRKNQELTTTATTQVCVGRSPLNLAGPLSRSPRHEKKKKIRKYWDVPPPGFEHITPMQYKAMQAAGQIPATALLPTMTPDGLAVTPTPVPVVGSQMTRQARRLYVGNIPFGITEEAMMDFFNAQMRLGGLTQAPGNPVLAVQINQDKNFAFLEFRSVDETTQAMAFDGIIFQGQSLKIRRPHDYQPLPGMSENPSVYVPGVVSTVVPDSAHKLFIGGLPNYLNDDQVKELLTSFGPLKAFNLVKDSATGLSKGYAFCEYVDINVTDQAIAGLNGMQLGDKKLLVQRASVGAKNATLSTINQTPVTLQVPGLMSSQVQMGGHPTEVLCLMNMVLPEELLDDEEYEEIVEDVRDECSKYGVVKSIEIPRPVDGVEVPGCGKIFVEFTSVFDCQKAMQGLTGRKFANRVVVTKYCDPDSYHRRDFW; encoded by the exons agcgCGACAAGGAGAACCGTCACCGGAAGCGCAGCCATAGCCGCTCACGGAGCCGCGAACGGAAACGccgcagccgcagccgggagAGGCGCAACAGAGACCAGCGCAGTGTCTCGCGGGACCGCAGGCGACGCAG gaagaaCCAAGAattaacaacaacagcaacaacacaagtatgtgttgggag GTCACCCCTAAATCTCGCTGGTCCCTTGAG CCGCTCCCCCCGCcatgagaagaagaagaagatccGCAAGTACTGGGACGTGCCCCCGCCTGGGTTTGAGCACATCACCCCCATGCAGTACAAAGCCATGCAAG CCGCGGGTCAGATTCCAGCCACAGCTCTCCTCCCAACCATGACCCCTGACGGATTGGCCGTGACCCCCACCCCGGTCCCGGTGGTTGGCAGCCAGATGACCCGACAGGCCCGCCGCCTCTACGTTGGAAATATCCCCTTCGGCATCACTGAG GAGGCCATGATGGATTTCTTTAACGCTCAGATGCGTCTTGGAGGGCTGACCCAGGCCCCTGGCAACCCTGTCTTGGCTGTGCAGATCAATCAGGACAAGAATTTTGCTTTCCTGGAG TTCCGCTCAGTGGACGAGACCACCCAGGCCATGGCATTCGACGGCATCATCTTCCAGGGGCAGTCGCTGAAGATCCGCCGCCCCCATGATTATCAGCCGCTGCCCGGCATGTCTGAGAACCCATCTGTCTACGTGCCAG GTGTGGTGTCCACCGTGGTCCCGGACTCGGCTCACAAGCTCTTCATCGGGGGTTTGCCCAACTACCTGAACGACGATCAG GTGAAGGAGCTGCTGACTTCGTTCGGGCCCCTGAAGGCCTTCAACCTGGTGAAGGACAGCGCCACCGGGCTCTCCAAGGGTTACGCCTTCTGCGAGTACGTGGACATCAACGTCACAGACCAG GCCATCGCCGGGCTGAACGGCATGCAACTGGGCGACAAGAAACTGCTGGTGCAGAGAGCCAGCGTCGGAGCCAAGAACGCCACGCTG AGCACGATAAACCAGACCCCGGTGACGCTGCAGGTGCCCGGGCTGATGAGCTCGCAGGTGCAGATGGGCGGGCACCCCACCGAGGTGCTCTGCCTCATGAACATGGTGCTGCCCGAGGAGCTGCTCGACGACGAGGAGTATGAGGAGATTGTGGAGGACGTGCGGGACGAGTGCAGCAAGTACGGGGTGGTCAAATCCATCGAGATCCCCCGGCCTGTCGACGGCGTCGAAGTGCCTGGCTGCGGCAAG atcTTCGTGGAGTTCACCTCGGTCTTCGACTGCCAGAAGGCCATGCAGGGCCTCACCGGCCGCAAGTTCGCCAACAGAGTGGTGGTGACCAAGTACTGCGACCCCGACTCCTACCACCGCCGCGACTTCTGGtag